The following coding sequences are from one Lolium rigidum isolate FL_2022 chromosome 6, APGP_CSIRO_Lrig_0.1, whole genome shotgun sequence window:
- the LOC124661893 gene encoding uncharacterized protein LOC124661893, with protein sequence MAKRAQGQDKKQDNKRSRPDHKQHLYLVLDDWDSGFSIHKIDADQDTADLRQPPVLRLVSPVPGNPMCFDVLGRNILIATNPRCGSAPTLVYDTERAGLAVGPPLPAPLLGDFHISVAAADMLYALTYYHRNSLEVMSWAPTVGKEEDPWSPSPTMDWSWTSVPTPPPFKEDEWITSYAMHPDGRTIFMSALNRSNLRCRTFSFDTRQCEWRFHGGWALPFQGQGYYDSTLDAWVGLHKDGYICSCQVASRSGTEQPDWKIVKEKKLFRSVPMRKQAAQDATLTYMGNAKFCVVECVVREEVEYEDAFGDCDGCMLLITKFGLKYSHKGELQTTSNPTTNSYRVSKYITSFSPTAFWM encoded by the coding sequence ATGGCTAAGCGGGCGCAGGGACAGGACAAGAAGCAGGACAACAAAAGGTCACGGCCTGATCACAAACAGCACCTCTATCTGGTGCTGGATGACTGGGACAGCGGGTTCAGCATCCACAAGATTGACGCCGACCAAGACACTGCTGACCTCCGCCAGCCACCCGTCCTCCGGCTAGTGTCACCTGTACCTGGTAATCCAATGTGCTTCGATGTCCTGGGCAGAAACATCCTCATCGCCACAAACCCACGTTGTGGCAGCGCTCCCACCCTTGTCTATGACACGGAAAGGGCAGGACTCGCCGTCGGCCCTCCTCTCCCAGCTCCACTGCTCGGCGATTTTCACATCTCGGTGGCTGCTGCCGACATGCTATATGCCTTGACATACTACCACAGGAACTCCCTTGAGGTGATGTCATGGGCACCCACTGTTGGCAAGGAGGAGGATCCATGGTCTCCAAGTCCAACCATGGACTGGTCCTGGACAAGTGTGCCCACGCCACCGCCATTCAAGGAGGATGAATGGATCACCTCCTACGCCATGCACCCAGATGGACGCACCATCTTCATGTCCGCGCTCAACAGGTCCAATCTGCGATGCCGGACCTTCTCCTTTGACACCAGGCAATGTGAGTGGAGGTTCCATGGGGGATGGGCCTTGCCTTTCCAGGGCCAAGGCTACTATGACAGCACGCTGGACGCATGGGTTGGCCTCCACAAGGATGGTTACATCTGCTCCTGCCAAGTCGCCTCCCGCAGCGGTACCGAGCAGCCAGACTGGAAAATTGTCAAGGAGAAGAAGTTGTTCCGCAGCGTCCCCATGAGAAAACAAGCAGCCCAAGATGCCACTCTCACCTACATGGGCAACGCCAAGTTTTGCGTTGTGGAGTGTGTGGTGCGTGAGGAAGTGGAGTATGAGGATGCTTTTGGTGATTGTGATGGCTGCATGCTCCTCATAACCAAGTTTGGCCTCAAGTACAGTCATAAGGGAGAACTGCAAACCACCAGCAATCCCACCACCAACTCCTATCGAGTGTCAAAGTATATCACCTCTTTTTCTCCTACAGCATTCTGGATGTAG